In the Bacillus shivajii genome, one interval contains:
- a CDS encoding DUF3784 domain-containing protein — MEQSFIKFITIMIPMVLLFLGGYFILKKEIYDLISGFALKSKEEKRKLINNGYPQAVGRVLINSGIILLIGFILALLSVPFSVEGSFLAVVVYMFTHLLMINKKRSEKNQKRTLLIILGAQFITVSIIAFVMFAAYQSSELSVNEEEIRVSGYYGGKWQVADIRYVEIVDQLPEVKLRAHGFSIGQRAKGRYRLKEVGDAWLFVHKDSPPFILIETENESLYINAKNQTKTKEWFQALKRNVEGE; from the coding sequence ATGGAACAATCATTCATCAAGTTTATTACTATAATGATCCCGATGGTTCTTTTGTTTTTGGGAGGATATTTTATCCTGAAAAAAGAGATATATGATCTTATCTCTGGATTTGCGTTAAAAAGTAAGGAAGAAAAACGAAAGTTAATTAATAATGGGTATCCGCAAGCGGTAGGAAGAGTTTTAATTAATAGCGGGATAATTCTCCTTATTGGGTTCATACTTGCCCTTTTATCAGTTCCGTTTTCAGTTGAGGGTTCTTTCCTCGCTGTAGTTGTTTATATGTTTACTCATCTGCTTATGATTAATAAGAAGCGTTCAGAGAAAAATCAAAAACGTACGTTATTAATCATTCTAGGTGCGCAATTTATTACAGTTAGCATTATTGCATTTGTCATGTTTGCTGCTTATCAATCAAGCGAATTATCTGTAAATGAAGAAGAAATTCGTGTTTCTGGTTATTACGGAGGGAAGTGGCAAGTAGCTGATATTAGATACGTCGAAATTGTCGATCAACTACCAGAAGTAAAGTTGAGAGCACATGGCTTTTCAATCGGCCAACGAGCAAAAGGAAGGTATAGGTTAAAAGAAGTTGGAGATGCCTGGCTTTTCGTCCACAAAGATTCCCCACCGTTTATTTTAATAGAAACTGAAAACGAGTCATTATACATCAATGCGAAGAACCAAACGAAAACGAAAGAATGGTTTCAAGCCTTAAAGAGGAATGTAGAGGGTGAATAA